The segment GCCCAATCACATACGTTCATACATTTCGAAAAATACGCCACCACAGCTAAAAGATTGATTAAGTTACAAAACTTCATACGATTCGAAGGCTTCGACACTTGGtgcacttcgaagttcccttcgttccttcgaatcttcgaagagtCGAGGAATAAACGAAGAAAGATAGATAGAGAAGATGCGCTTACCTGACAAGAAGGTAGCGCAGCAGCTGTACCAGAAGCGTTAAGAGTAGAAACACGATGGCGCACGCGGCGCCGACCAGGATGCTGAGGATCTTGATTTTGTGTAACGTGATCGGATTCATCTGCAAACTAACATAGGTGGTCGCGTTGGCGATCGGATTGCCAGCGAAACACTTGTATTGTCCAACATCCTGCCTGAGCAACGTGGCGATGTACAAAGATCCATTCTCGAGGACGCGAACGCGACCATCGTCAACGAACGGCACGCTTTGTTCCCAGCCGTGTACCGGAGGATGTTCGACAAAAGCGTCGGGAAAAGCTGGGTCTGGGTTCCAGTGGAGTACCTGGAGCTTCGGCGTGACCCACGTCAAGGACGGCGTGGGATTGCCGTTGAACTCGCACTCGAGCAGTACCGGGTGCAACAATAGATGTTGTTGCTCGGGCGTCTTGTACGCGAGGATCGGCGCGGTGCAGTTCAAATAACGCAGTGTGTCGAACATGCCGGCGGCAGGGTCGaactcgtcgtcgtcgccgcaaCGAAAACCGCTGCGGAACGCGGTCCGCAGGTGTTCCTTGCTCTCGGCCCATTTCACGAACCAGAACATACGACAGTCGCAGGCCCATGGGTTCCCATGCAGCTGTAGCTCGGTCAAGGAGGACAGCTGCGCGACATTCGCCGGAAGGAAGGTCAGATTGCTGTCACGCAGATCGATCTTGCGAAGGGCAGGCGTGCGATCGAGAGCTCGCCGCGAGATCTCGCGGAGAGGGCTGCCGCTGATCTCGAGAGTCTGCAGCTCGTCCAATCCTTTGAGGTCGTCGTTACGGAGGATCTCAATCTTGGCGCCGGACAGTAATAACGTGTGGAGCTTCTTGACGGGTCGCCACAAACCGTCCGGAAGCACGGTGATCGGCAAATGTTTCAGATTCAACCACCTCAGGTTCGACAGACTGTTAAAAGTCGCGCCGGATAGACGGCTGATCGGATTCCCTTCGAGATCTAGACGTTGCAGCGACAATAGATCGTTGAATAAAACACGCGGTACCGTCTCTATCTCGTTGTTCGCCAGCTCCAGTATCTTGAGCTGCGTTAGCCCCGAGAACAAACGGGGAGGAAGTTTCGTGAGCCTGTTGCCGGACAAGTTCAGCTCCTGAAGCCGCTTGTTCGGCCGAAACGTGTGGTCCGGCAACGACACCAACAGATTGCTGGACAGATCCAGCCGGACCAGCCCCTTCGATGGGGCAAACGTTTGAAAGGGAAGCACCGACAGCCGATTACGCGACAAACCGACCACCTCGAGGCTGTCCAGATTGTGGAACAACGATCGAGGGATTACGGTGAGCCGGTTGCCGGTGAGGTTCAGGTACTGAAGTTGGCGCAACGGATGGAAGACGTCCGACGGCAATTCCGCCAGCCTATTGTCACCTAGGTTCAACAGCTCGAGGAACGTTGTCGCGCGAAACACGCCTGACTCGAGCCGCTCGATCCCGCTCGATATCCACACGAGGCTCTTCAGCCATGTCGAAGATTCGAGAGCGACCACCGGTATCGTGGACGCTCGAACGTTTCTCAACGCGACGTTCACCGCCTGCCGCGGCAAACCTAGCCCTAGGAAGCTTCGATCTTTGCATAATAAACTCCTGCTGTTGTCCACGCACTCGCAACCCGTCGCACATTCCGTTAGCGACTCCGTAGACGTTGTTGATTCTAAGGAAGGCAGATGATCCTGCGTATCCGCGACGTAACCGCGTACCGTAACCAGCAGAACGATTAACCACCACCACGGATCCCACACCGAAACCCGCTCCCTCATCCCTATGAGCTGTTACGTGACGATTTTCACGCATACAACCAACAACTCCCATGTCCTGATCACTGGTGATCCTCGCGTGCGATCCTAGATTGCAAGCTGTTCTCTTCTCTGGTGTATCTTTTCTTCAAGATCCTCTTCTTCACGATTTAGTCCTGCACTTTCACTCGCACGCACGGCTGGTCCTCGCGACCCAGCAGAGAGAACAGGCGACGTATCCTTGGACCGGTCGTCCTTTCGAGTCCCGCATCACCACGTGGTTACCATCGGGAACCCGTGGCTCTACAAAACAGATCGATCGATTTTCCAAAAAAGAGGAACACAGATAGCAGTACTCCTCTCCTCGTTGCTATCTACCTACCAAGGATCAAAGCCGCGAGGCGCCGACACGGCGCGTCTCTGTGTATGTGTTGATTATATGTGTCTCTCAGGGTATGTGTCAGCGGGTGAGATATCGTGTGCGTGTCTCTCGGCCGCGGACAATGGCGAGAGACACACGGTGTGTTTGTGTCTTTCCTCTGTTGTGTGCCCCTTTCTctcttgtctctctctctctatcttttttGGTGTTTAACCGGCCGCGAGAAATCCGGCCCAGTGTCTTATGGACGTACCGAGGTTGCCGATGGTCTCTTCGCTGATGGCGGCGGCAGTGCTGCTGTGCTCGTGTCGAGCCGGTAACATAATTGTGCGCGCTCTAATGGAACGACCGCGGTACAGTGTCCCGAAAACTAGTTTGGACGAGATGACGATGACAACAAGGGCGACACGGGGACGATGATATCAGGATGTCTCTCCCTCTTCGTGGTCAACATACAAACGGGCTCAAAACGCACAACAGCGATCACGATCAAGAGCTACCAGCCGCGTGAAAGAACAGAGGCCGTACGCACATACGCCGGCCACGCATGCACACCGAAGGACCACACGTtcagagacacacacacacactctctctctcacacacacacacacacacaggcacGCACCCTCGCGCAAATTACACCGACGGTGTACCACCAACGGCCTGTGTGCTGACTCTCTTTTCACGAATC is part of the Lasioglossum baleicum chromosome 6, iyLasBale1, whole genome shotgun sequence genome and harbors:
- the LOC143210141 gene encoding uncharacterized protein LOC143210141, with translation MRERVSVWDPWWWLIVLLVTVRGYVADTQDHLPSLESTTSTESLTECATGCECVDNSRSLLCKDRSFLGLGLPRQAVNVALRNVRASTIPVVALESSTWLKSLVWISSGIERLESGVFRATTFLELLNLGDNRLAELPSDVFHPLRQLQYLNLTGNRLTVIPRSLFHNLDSLEVVGLSRNRLSVLPFQTFAPSKGLVRLDLSSNLLVSLPDHTFRPNKRLQELNLSGNRLTKLPPRLFSGLTQLKILELANNEIETVPRVLFNDLLSLQRLDLEGNPISRLSGATFNSLSNLRWLNLKHLPITVLPDGLWRPVKKLHTLLLSGAKIEILRNDDLKGLDELQTLEISGSPLREISRRALDRTPALRKIDLRDSNLTFLPANVAQLSSLTELQLHGNPWACDCRMFWFVKWAESKEHLRTAFRSGFRCGDDDEFDPAAGMFDTLRYLNCTAPILAYKTPEQQHLLLHPVLLECEFNGNPTPSLTWVTPKLQVLHWNPDPAFPDAFVEHPPVHGWEQSVPFVDDGRVRVLENGSLYIATLLRQDVGQYKCFAGNPIANATTYVSLQMNPITLHKIKILSILVGAACAIVFLLLTLLVQLLRYLLVRCGCLNWCSCCRHVGSTPRAKQIYQMLDSIEQYKSQQLEKLRENYTQQVHRIKENCAQQVEWIRDNYEGQMRHIRDIRDYGTSHLTTLRDQYYDQVRKARDYSTSQLNWVRENYVFQRNKIRKFSAHQVLRLRESYKYQQQTLNKVLENLPSFYFDNCRSGSCGKSDSMVFDAKDDGGGSSVRVDAYFKAKIIDLANGASLEDVNSEYYTPTELSSVSPHGCGNILEGIHINYIEDPGPPPPLMNGIMPHPLMLRSIDEDGSSLSVYRDADHVKSVFRGLSTDLIPGRQPKEPAETLDFLAPSTSMPDLPRETKL